Sequence from the Fusobacteriaceae bacterium genome:
ATTTCACGCCGCTTCTGTACGCGCTTTTTACGGCGGTCTTTCTGGAGCCCATCGTCAAAAAAATCGAGACCCATTTCGGGATGAAGGAAACGGAGCGCTGGCCGGCGGTTTTGATTACCGTGGGGGTTTTTCTTCTCTTCATCATCGGTTTTATTTATATCGTAATCCCGGAAATCATCCAGAGCTGCAAGGAGCTCTACGACAAATTTCCCTATATCCAGGAACAGATCGGCAAATATCTCGACAAGATTTTCGCGCTTCTCGAAAAATTTGAGATTGAACTGATCGGAAAAGACGAGCTGCAACAGACCATTACGTCCTTTGTGCGCCGCAACTTAGGCAAAATCCGTGATTTCGGCTTTTCCTTCGTCCTCAACATGTTCTGGTGGACCGTGGCCATCACGAAATTCTTCATCGGTTTTTTCCTCGGATCACTGATTCTCCTCGATCCCAACTACTTTGTGAAAACGATCCACAATATTCTGAAAATCGTGTTCGGAAAGACCTTGGGCGACACGATTCTGGCTTTTGCCGACCGCTCGCGAAAATTTATGATCAAGTATATCGGCGGTCGGGTCGTGGCCTCGCTCCTGGTGGCGGGCATTGTCCTTACGGTCACGCTCCTGGCCAAGGTCCCCTACGCGCTGCTTTCTTCGATGCTTGTGCTTATCGGGAACCTGATTCCCTATGTAGGGTCAATCTTTTCGGGGGTTGTGTCGATTTTCCTCGTCCTCGTCTCCGAGCCCGGCAAGGTGATCTGGATGTTTGTGGCCATCTGTCTCGCGCAGTTCCTCGATTCCTGGGTGATCGGCCCCAGGATCGCCAGCAAGGACTTTGAAATCCGCTCGTTCTGGATCATTCTGTCGATTCTCTTCGGCGGGAGCCTGTTCGGTCCTCTGGGCATGATCTTCGCGGTGCCGGTACTCTGCGCCATACGGGAGATTTACAAAAAGTTTTTGAAAAAGAGGGAGGAGAATGAAGACGGAAACATCCTGTAAATTTGCGGCTTCGGCTACCATGGGACTCGAGTCCGTCGTCCGGGACGAATGCGCCGCCCTCGGTTTTGCGGACATCGTGACCGTCAACGGCCGGGTGGAATTTTCCGGGGACCTGTCCCTGATTCCCCGGGCCAACATCAATCTGCGCTGCGCGGACCGGGTCTATGTCAAAATGGGTGAATTTACTGCGCTTAGCTTTGAAGAGCTCTTTCAGGAAATCAAAAGACTGCCCTGGGAGAATTTTATCGATATCGACGGCGCGTTTCCGGTCTCCTGGGTCAGCTCAGTCAAATCGAAGCTCTTTTCCAAGTCCGACATTCAAAAGATCGTGAAAAAAGCCATGGTGGAGCGCCTGAAGGCCCATTATCACAAAGAGATTTTTCCCGAAACCGGCGCCAATTACGCGATTCGGATCCAGGCGAACAAAGACGTCTTCGTGGTTTTGCTCGACACGAGCGGAGAACCTTTGCACCGGCGCGGCTACAGAAAGCTCATCAATGAGGCGCCCCTCAAGGAAACCATGGCGGCCGCTCTTGTCTTGCTGTCCCGCTGGAACGGAGATACGCCTTTTCTCGATCCCATGTGCGGCACGGGGACCATCGCCATCGAGGCCGCTCTCATCGCGAGACATATCGCGCCCGGGGCTGAGCGCCGCTTCGCCTCGGAAAAATGGCGCTGCATCCCGCAGGAATACTGGGTAAACGCCAGGGATCAGGCCTATTCCGCCGAAGACAGGGA
This genomic interval carries:
- a CDS encoding AI-2E family transporter; translation: MDDNMKGNKKIPFLKIILIGVLFILIQSFLQQYDKVSVVFRQYIGYFTPLLYALFTAVFLEPIVKKIETHFGMKETERWPAVLITVGVFLLFIIGFIYIVIPEIIQSCKELYDKFPYIQEQIGKYLDKIFALLEKFEIELIGKDELQQTITSFVRRNLGKIRDFGFSFVLNMFWWTVAITKFFIGFFLGSLILLDPNYFVKTIHNILKIVFGKTLGDTILAFADRSRKFMIKYIGGRVVASLLVAGIVLTVTLLAKVPYALLSSMLVLIGNLIPYVGSIFSGVVSIFLVLVSEPGKVIWMFVAICLAQFLDSWVIGPRIASKDFEIRSFWIILSILFGGSLFGPLGMIFAVPVLCAIREIYKKFLKKREENEDGNIL
- a CDS encoding class I SAM-dependent RNA methyltransferase, producing MKTETSCKFAASATMGLESVVRDECAALGFADIVTVNGRVEFSGDLSLIPRANINLRCADRVYVKMGEFTALSFEELFQEIKRLPWENFIDIDGAFPVSWVSSVKSKLFSKSDIQKIVKKAMVERLKAHYHKEIFPETGANYAIRIQANKDVFVVLLDTSGEPLHRRGYRKLINEAPLKETMAAALVLLSRWNGDTPFLDPMCGTGTIAIEAALIARHIAPGAERRFASEKWRCIPQEYWVNARDQAYSAEDRDKILDIRASDMDGTVLKVAQENAKRAGVHDDIRWDTMDFAKISPGKPYGVLITNPPYGDRLLDREKAADLYRSLGKVCRTEIPRWSCYVITSDEDFEQNFGKKATKNRKLYNGGIKCYYYQYYGEKPGRSDPAAGKESVHEK